A stretch of Anoplopoma fimbria isolate UVic2021 breed Golden Eagle Sablefish chromosome 4, Afim_UVic_2022, whole genome shotgun sequence DNA encodes these proteins:
- the atp7a gene encoding copper-transporting ATPase 1, which produces MTQKVNLCSVSLGVVGMTCGSCVQSIEQRIGLLPGVIHIKVSLEQKNATVIFDHSQHSPESLSEAIEDMGFESSLSDSITATPVSTDTQLIPTSGLTPEAQQEALEKLSQSQGVLDVRESPAQTGITVTFVPSLTSAQQLSEVVAVLTPLEKPTPSSPMQKGPALSPSHATGDGVVLLKLNIEGMTCHSCTTTIEGKIGKLKGIEKIKVGLETQEATIVYLPYLITVQTITDQIAVAGFKALVKSKPRPLQLSPSEIERLVGSQKTTVSSPSEETEIFIDTTLVELRVKGMHCRSCVVNIQDNISMLPGVSSVEVSLEKEQASICYDPLKVTVTQLQQAIEALPPGNFKTQPWDSSGPLCSVSTSPTPALSPPRPARATQAKPAASQPCFTQPLASVVNIHIEGMTCNSCVQSIEGMISQRKGVISAQVSLSDHQGTFEYDSLLTTPEELREAIEDMGFDAFLPETNSLLPALNPSLSKSSSLSHVKDKELDSDLHKETLQGPDRDTHSKCYIQIGGMTCASCVANIERNLKNESGIYSVLVALMASKAEVRYNPKLMDPVKIAECVKELGFTASVMENYEGSDGNLELVVRGMTCASCVHKIESSLMRVKGIIYASVALATNKAHIKYDSEIIGPRDVIKLIEDLGFEASLVKRDRTASHLDHSKEIKQWRKSFLVSLFFCVPVMGMMTYMIIMDHQMNASHQHNATVEDRNHYHAAMFLERQLLPGLSIMNLLSFVFCVPVQFIGGRYFYIQAYKAVKHRSANMDVLIVLATTIAFTYSLIVLIVAMVEKAKVNPITFFDTPPMLFVFISLGRWLEQIAKSKTSEALSKLMSLQATEATVVTLGSDKSLLSEEQVDVELVQRGDVVKVVPGGKFPVDGRVIEGHSMADESLITGEAMPVTKKPGSCVIAGSINQNGSLLVTATHVGTDTTLSQIVKLVEEAQTSKAPIQQYADKISGYFVPFIVGISLLTLIAWIVIGFLDFALVEEYFPGYDKSISKTEAVIRFAFQASITVLCIACPCSLGLATPTAVMVGTGVGAQNGILIKGGEPLEMAHKVQSVVFDKTGTITYGAPKVIQVKIVVEGNKMPRSRLLAIVGTAENNSEHPLGAAITKYCKQELSTESLGACTDFQAVPGCGIRCQVSNTEALLTQEDSDSDDNNKRNSVLVQISDTRMSTSSHPLIMDPQPLSLVQTANYVVLIGNREWMKRNCLQIRPDIDEAMIDHERRGRTAVLVAVDNLLCAMIAIADTVKPEAELAVQTLTNMGLEVVLMTGDNSKTARAIAAQVGIRKVFAEVLPSHKVAKVEQLQQAGKRVAMVGDGVNDSPALAMADVGIAIGTGTDVAIEAADVVLIRNDLLDVVASIDLSKKTVKRIRINFVFALIYNLVGIPIAAGVFLPIGLVLQPWMGSAAMALSSVSVVLSSLLLKCYTKPTAEMLEARLGNNRRQGSLSDVSVHIGMGEMRRPSPRLSLLDRIVNYSRASINSLRSDKHSLNSLVLSEPDKHSLLVGEALCEEEFC; this is translated from the exons ATGACACAGAAAGTCAATCTGTGTTCAGTTTCCCTTGGAGTGGTGGGGATGACTTGTGGCTCCTGTGTCCAGTCCATCGAGCAGCGCATCGGGTTGCTCCCTGGAGTGATACATATAAAG gtgTCTTTAGAGCAGAAGAATGCCACTGTCATATTTGACCACAGCCAACACAGCCCAGAGTCTCTGTCAGAGGCCATCGAGGACATGGGCTTTGAATCAAGTCTATCAGACTCCATCACAGCTACACCCGTCTCTACAGATACCCAGCTGATCCCCACCTCAGGCCTGACACCTGAAGCCCAACAGGAGGCTTTGGAGAAGCTGTCCCAGTCCCAGGGGGTGTTGGATGTCAGAGAGAGCCCAGCCCAGACGGGCATCACTGTTACCTTTGTTCCTTCCCTGACTTCTGCGCAGCAGTTGAGTGAGGTGGTGGCGGTCTTAACACCTCTGGAGAAGCCCACACCCAGCAGTCCAATGCAGAAAGGCCCAGCTTTGTCTCCATCTCATGCCACGGGAGACGGGGTGGTGCTCCTCAAGTTGAACATTGAAGGAATGACCTGTCACTCTTGCACCACCACGATTGAAGGGAAGATCGGAAAACTGAAAGGGATTGAAAAGATCAAAG TTGGGTTAGAGACTCAGGAAGCTACAATCGTGTACCTGCCTTACCTCATCACTGTCCAAACCATCACAGACCAGATTGCTGTGGCCGGCTTCAAGGCGTTGGTCAAGTCCAAGCCTCGACCCCTGCAGCTGTCCCCCAGTGAAATCGAACGTTTGGTTGGTTCTCAAAAAACAACGGTTTCTTCGCCGTCAGAGGAGACTGAAATCTTCATAGACACGACACTTGTCGAGCTCAGGGTGAAAGGCATGCACTGCCGTTCATGCGTGGTCAATATACAAGACAATATCTCTATGCTGCCTGGTGTCTCCTCTGTGGAGGTCTCTCTGGAGAAGGAGCAGGCCTCCATCTGCTATGATCCTctaaaggtcactgtgactcaGTTGCAGCAGGCCATTGAGGCTCTGCCTCCAGGAAACTTCAAGACTCAACCCTGGGACTCCTCTGGCCCTCTCTGTTCTGTTTCCACATCGCCCACGCCTGCCTTATCGCCACCTCGGCCTGCACGAGCAACCCAGGCCAAACCTGCTGCCTCTCAGCCTTGCTTTACCCAGCCTCTAGCATCTGTAGTTAATATACACATCGAGGGCATGACATGCAACTCCTGTGTCCAGTCCATCGAAGGCATGATCTCCCAAAGGAAGGGGGTGATTTCAGCCCAGGTCTCTCTGTCTGATCACCAGGGGACCTTTGAGTATGATTCACTCCTGACCACaccagaggagctgagggaggcCATAGAGGACATGGGCTTTGATGCATTCCTGCCAG AGACCAATTCTCTGCTGCCTGCACTAAATCCCAGTCTCTCAAAGTCTTCGAGTCTTTCACATGTGAAAGATAAGGAGTTGGACAGTGACCTACACAAAGAAACCCTACAGGGAcctgacagagacacacactctAAATGCTACATCCAGATAGGAGGGATGACCTGTGCTTCCTGTGTGGCAAACATCGAGAGAAACCTCAAGAATGAATCTG GTATCTACTCGGTGCTGGTAGCACTAATGGCCAGTAAAGCAGAGGTGCGTTATAACCCAAAGCTCATGGACCCTGTGAAGATTGCTGAGTGTGTGAAGGAGCTGGGCTTCACCGCCTCCGTTATGGAGAACTACGAAGGTTCAGATGGAAACCTAGAACTAGTG GTCAGGGGAATGACGTGCGCCTCTTGTGTTCACAAAATTGAATCCAGCCTCATGAGAGTAAAGGGGATTATATATGCCTCTGTTGCCTTGGCAACCAACAAAGCACACATTAAGTACGACTCGGAAATTATAGGGCCGCGAGATGTCATCAAGCTGATCgag GATCTGGGGTTTGAAGCATCTTTGGTAAAGCGTGACCGCACTGCCAGTCACCTGGACCACAGCAAAGAGATTAAACA GTGGAGGAAATCTTTCCTGGTgagcttgtttttctgtgtgccTGTTATGGGCATGATGACCTACATGATCATCATGGACCACCAGATGAATGCGTCACATCAACACAATGCCACAGTGGAGGACCGCAACCACTACCACGCCGCCATGTTCCTGGAGAGACAGCTGCTCCCAGGCCTCTCCATCATGAACCTCCTCTCCTTCGTCTTTTGTGTGCCTGTACAG TTTATTGGAGGTCGCTACTTCTACATTCAAGCCTACAAAGCAGTCAAACACCGATCTGCAAACATGGATGTGCTAATAGTTCTGGCTACCACCATAGCCTTCACCTACTCACTGATCGTCCTAATAGTTGCCATGGTGGAGAAGGCAAAGGTCAACCCCATCACCTTCTTCGACACACCGCCGATGCTCTTTGTCTTCATCTCCCTTGGGCGCTGGCTGGAACAGATAGCCAAG AGCAAGACATCTGAAGCTTTGTCCAAGTTGATGTCTCTACAAGCCACTGAGGCCACAGTGGTCACGCTCGGCAGCGACAAGTCCCTTCTCAG TGAGGAGCAGGTGGATGTTGAGCTGGTGCAGAGGGGCGATGTGGTGAAAGTCGTTCCTGGAGGGAAGTTTCCAGTAGACGGGAGGGTCATCGAGGGACACTCCATGGCAGACGAGTCGCTGATCACAG GTGAGGCCATGCCGGTGACTAAGAAGCCCGGGAGCTGTGTGATTGCAGGCTCCATTAACCAGAATGGCTCTCTGCTCGTCACTGCTACACATGTTGGCACGGACACCACGCTGTCTCAGATTGTCAAACTTGTAGAGGAGGCTCAGACGTCAAAG gCTCCCATCCAGCAGTACGCAGATAAGATCAGTGGCTACTTTGTTCCCTTCATTGTTGGCATATCCCTCCTCACGCTCATCGCCTGGATCGTCATTGGGTTTTTGGACTTCGCTCTAGTGGAGGAATACTTTCCT GGTTACGACAAGAGCATTTCCAAAACCGAGGCAGTGATTCGTTTCGCCTTCCAGGCCTCCATAACAGTGTTATGCATCGCATGTCCCTGTTCCCTTGGCTTGGCAACCCCGACAGCTGTCATGGTGGGCACAGGGGTCGGGGCCCAAAATGGCATCCTGATAAAGGGAGGAGAGCCACTCGAGATGGCGCATAAG GTCCAGTCAGTGGTGTTCGACAAGACCGGGACCATCACGTATGGCGCTCCGAAGGTTATCCAAGTCAAGATAGTTGTGGAGGGGAACAAGATGCCTCGTTCCCGACTGCTGGCCATCGTGGGTACAGCGGAGAACAACAGTGAACACCCTCTGGGAGCAGCTATCACCAAATACTGCAAACAG GAGCTCAGCACAGAGTCTCTTGGCGCATGCACAGACTTTCAGGCAGTGCCGGGCTGTGGCATCCGGTGTCAGGTCAGCAACAcggaggccctgctgacacagGAAGACAGCGACAGCGATGACAACAACAAGCGCAACAGCGTCCTCGTCCAGATCAGTGACACCAGGATGTCCACCAGCTCCCATCCACTCATCATGGACCCACAGCCGCTAA gccttGTCCAGACAGCCAACTACGTTGTCTTGATTGGCAACAGAGAGTGGATGAAGAGGAATTGCCTGCAGATTAGACCGGATATAGATGAGGCCATGATAGACCATGAGCGCAGAGGACGCACCGCTGTTCTAGTAGCTGTAGACA ATCTGCTGTGTGCGATGATAGCCATAGCAGACACAGTGAAACCGGAGGCTGAGCTGGCAGTTCAAACTCTGACCAACATGGGTCTGGAAGTCGTGCTGATGACTGGAGACAACAGCAAGACGGCACGAGCCATTGCTGCTCAG GTGGGTATCAGGAAGGTGTTTGCCGAGGTGCTCCCCTCCCACAAGGTGGCAAAGgtggagcagctgcagcaggcaggAAAGAGAGTAGCCATGGTGGGCGACGGTGTCAACGACTCACCTGCTCTGGCCATGGCTGATGTGGGCATTGCCATAGGAACCGGGACAGATGTGGCCATAGAGGCAGCAGATGTGGTTTTGATCAGG AATGACCTCCTGGATGTGGTGGCCAGCATTGACCTTTCTAAAAAGACTGTCAAGAGGATCAGGATCAACTTTGTATTTGCTCTTATCTACAACCTGGTTGGCATTCCTATTGCTGCTG GTGTGTTCCTTCCCATCGGTCTGGTGTTACAGCCGTGGATGGGCTCTGCTGCGATGGCTCTGTCGTctgtctctgtggttttgtCCTCCCTTCTACTCAAATG TTACACTAAGCCCACAGCTGAGATGTTGGAGGCCAGACTGGGCAACAACAGACGGCAGGGCAGCCTGTCAGACGTCAGCGTCCACATCGGCATGGGCGAGATGCGTCGTCCCTCCCCCAGACTCAGCCTGCTGGACCGCATTGTGAACTACAGTCGCGCCTCCATCAACTCCCTGCGCTCCGACAAACACTCTCTCAACAGCTTGGTGCTCAGTGAGCCCGACAAACACTCCCTGCTGGTGGGGGAGGCGCTGTGTGAGGAGGAGTTCTGCTGA